The following proteins are co-located in the Manihot esculenta cultivar AM560-2 chromosome 9, M.esculenta_v8, whole genome shotgun sequence genome:
- the LOC122724603 gene encoding uncharacterized protein LOC122724603, whose product MTLLGPARVWFNSLEAGSIRSFGDLANAFVSRFIAGVPADRKTSYLETVRQRRDESLREYVAHFNTKALQIPKLDEGRAVKAMQKGTTSPKFFGSLSRKPPTTLVELMKRAEKYIRQDDALVTSRFAKGVEDRGKAPEERRSKRHEKKQGKKSEPYRQPWDRRDQRPFPPRVPEQKPFPPHIPENLTPLNASRAEVLMAVQDKEFLQWPRPMRAEADQ is encoded by the coding sequence ATGACGCTCTTAGGACCAGCACGAGTATGGTTTAACAGTCTAGAGGCGGGAAGTATCAGGAGCTTTGGAGATTTAGCCAACGCCTTCgtcagccggttcatagccggaGTTCCggctgacaggaagaccagttATCTAGAGACGGTCAGGCAGAGAAGGGACGAATCGTTAAGGGAGTATGTGGCCCATTTTAATACGAAAGCTTTACAGATCCCCAAGCTGGATGAGGGGAGAGCGGTgaaggccatgcagaaggggacgacctcccCCAAATTTTTCGGCTCGTTAAGCAGAAAGCCCCCCACCACGCTGGtagagctgatgaagagggcggagaaatacataaggcaagATGACGCCTTGGTGACGAGTAGATTCGCCAAGGGGGTGGAAGACAGAGGAAAAGCCCCCGAGGAAAGGAGATCGAaaaggcatgagaagaagcAGGGTAAGAAATCTGAGCCCTACAGGCAGCCCTGGGACCGGAGAGACCAGAGACCTTTCCCTCCTCGGGTTCCAGAACAAAAGCCATTCCCTCCGCATATTCCGGAGAACCTGACCCCGCTCAACgcatccagagccgaggtgctcatggcagttcaggataaggagttcctacAATGGCCCAGGCCTATGAGGGCAGAAGCAGACCAGTGA
- the LOC122724704 gene encoding flocculation protein FLO11-like translates to MFASNLQDIQDAASEVKIDQIKPPKNFTFSRESMNAALDALLAGRSVGEAIQRVVEVISSRSASRPPVPAPSRAPKPSSRSSRSSRPSSRSRSSSTPQSSQAPRSRRTSNEGMEEAPVVISRPVEGTELAGMDPALPSEEDSEVRLETSAAEERAPEKGMEVIPAGEGAQEAPLGVVPTSEGMGPGPTDGGGVAKKVGGKRPASAEVPAPILVPKKSWASRRPAPTLPPSREEERDSRGAPIVCS, encoded by the exons ATGTTCGCGTCTAATCTCCAGGATATCCAGGACGCAG cttctgaagtGAAGATCGACCAAATCAAGCCTCCCAAGAATTTTACATTTTCCCGGGAGAGTATGAACGCGGCTCTGGATGCCCTCCTGGCTGGGCGATCCGTGGGAGAGGCTATTCAAAGGGTGGTCGAAGTCATCTCCTCTAGGTCGGCGAGCCGGCCCCCTGTCCCAGCCCCTTCTCGAGCTCCTAAGCCGAGCTCCCGAAGTAGCAGGTCTTCTCGGCCATCCAGCCGTAGCAGATCGAGCTCGACTCCTCAGTCCTCCCAAGCCCCCCGGTCTCGACGGACTTCTAATGAAGGGATGGAAGAGGCTCCAGTGGTCATTTCTAGGCCGGTTGAAGGCACCGAGCTGGCGGGGATGGATCCTGCCCTTCCTTCTGAGGAGGATTCTGAGGTGAGGCTTGAGACCTCCGCCGCTGAGGAGAGGGCTCCGGAAAAAGGAATGGAGGTCATCCCGGCGGGCGAAGGTGCCCAGGAGGCCCCTCTTGGGGTTGTCCCTACTTCCGAGGGAATGGGGCCCGGACCCACTGATGGTGGAGGTGTCGCAAAGAAGGTCGGGGGCAAGCGTCCCGCTTCAGCTGAAGTGCCTGCCCCAATTCTCGTCCCTAAGAAGTCTTGGGCTTCTAGGAGACCGGCTCCAACTCTCCCTCCTTctcgagaagaagaaagagactCCCGTGGTGCCCCTAttgtctgctcctga